GTCAAAGCGGAAATTATTTCAGCCCATGGTATTCCGACCAAACAGAGATGTTTGCTACAGGTCAATACCGGCCACAATTGATGAATGAAGCAGTGATCAAGGGGAAGATGAAATTACTGATGAAGCCTTGAGATAGTTATCCTGGTTGTAGGGTTGTCATCTTTGCCTTTCTATGTCATTTGATCTCCTGCTATCAGGATAGAAATTTAAAGTCATCAGTTGTAAATTACATGAATGCTCCTTTCTGTAATCTTGGAACATATAACCATTATCCTTAGTCGGGTGAGTTTTCTATTCCTCGATAAACCAAAGTGCTGTTTTTATGGTTAAAACGTGGGACTCAGACAATCCCTTGAAACAATGGCAACGCATAGCCAACAATAATGAAAACCGAAAAAACATGAATTCCAAATCCAACAAAACATACGAAGTCCAAAAACCGGAAGAAGACTGGAAGAAAGAACTGGATCCTGAATCCTATCATGTGTTAAGAGAGAAAGGCACTGAGCGGGCATTTACAGGAGAGTATTATCTGAACAAAAAAACCGGAATTTATGAATGCAAAGCCTGCGGGAATGAAATCTTTCATTCTTCTGCCAAGTATGACAGCGGCTGCGGGTGGCCTTCGTTTACTGTGCCTGTAAGACCTGAAGCCATTGAGGTAAAGATGGATTATTCTCACTTTATGGTAAGAGAAGAAATCCTCTGTGCCAAGTGCGGTGGGCATTTAGGACACCGCTTCCCGGACGGACCCAAAGACCAAGGCGGAATCCGATATTGTATCAATTCTTTGAGCATGGGATTTAAGGAAAACGGGTAGTAAAAAAGTAGTCTTCCAATCTCTCCCTCACATCCCGCTATTGAAAACCAAAAAAAACCAGCGTAATCACAACAAAATATTTTATTGTGAACCACAAAAGTGTCAAAAGAAAACAAAAGAGGGTATCATAAATTTTCTTCCCTTAAACTTTTGTGGCCTTTTGTCTCTTTTGTGGTTATGAATGCTTTGGGAGTATTTTCCTTGGAACCTGACTTTGCAAACTGTTTTATTGTCAAATCTTGATTTCTTTCCTATTTTTTATCATTCAATTTTTCAATACCTTAAGCTTTTAACGAATCAACCTAAAGTCCAAAATTTCCATAGCTTATGTTTTACTCCAAACGTGACCTTCATTTCCAGCTTTTTGAAAATATAGACGCCTTGTCATTGACCTCTTTTGACTATTTCAAAGACCATAATCGAGAAACTTTCGAGATGGTCTTGGATGCCGCAGATCAGATTGGTATGACTTCTTTGAGGCCATTATTGACGGAGATGGACAGGCAGGAACCCCAATTGGTGGATGGCAAAATCCTGGTTCACGAGGGTATGAAGAAGATTTACCGCCAATATGGAGAAGACGGTTGGATCAATGCCTGTTTCAGCTATGAAGAAGGCGGGCAGCAATTGCCCAATACCATCCAATCTGCTGTAGGTTTTATTTGGCAAGCCGCCAATTATTCGGCTTCTGTGTATCCATTTCTCACTTCCGGTGCTGCCAATTTGATCCGGACATTCGGAAGTAAGGAACTGATCGAAAGATTCACTCCCAATTTGTACAATGCCAAATGGCAGGGAACCATGGCCCTGACCGAACCGGATGCAGGCTCTTCTTTAAGCGATTTAAGCACTACCGCTTACCCCACTGAAATAGAAGGTATTTATAAAATCAAAGGACAAAAAATATACATCTCCTGTGGAGACCATGATGCCTGTGAAAATGTGATTCACCTCATGCTCGCCCGAATCAAAGGCGCCCCCGCCGGAGTCAAAGGCATTTCCATGTTTGTAGTTCCCCAAAAAAGAACAGAAACCGGAGCCTCCAATGATGTTCTGACAGAAGGACTTTACCATAAAATGGGTTACAAAGGTGCACCCATTGCTCACCTAATGATCGGTTCCAATGATGGTTGTGAAGGATTTTTGGTGGGAGAACCCCATAAAGGTTTGCCCTATATGTTCCAAATGATGAATGAGGCAAGAATTGGTGTGGGTATGAATGCAGCAGCCATTGGTACAGCCGCCTATAATTCCGCCCTTGCTTATGCCAAGGAAAGGCCACAGGGACGAAAAATCAATGAAAAAGACCCATCCAAACCCCAAGTCCCCATTATCGAACATGCCGATGTCAAGCGTATGTTGCTATTTCAAAAATCCATTGTGGAAGGTTCCCTCTCCCTTTTGCTCTATTGTGCCAAATTGGGTGATTTGGTCCATGTGGCAGAAGGCCAGGAAAAAGAAGATGCTGTACTCCTGCTCGACCTGCTGACCCCGATAGCCAAATCCTATCCTTCGGAAATGTGCTGCCTGACTACATCGGCAGCAGTGCAGGTTTTGGGTGGTGCAGGATATACCACGGATTTTCCGGTGGAGCAATACTACCGCGAGGCACGCATTCACCCTATCCATGAAGGGACAACAGGCATTCATGGCTTGGATTTGTTGGGCAGAAAGGTGTTGATGCAGGATGGTAGAGCTATCAGAATCTTTGCTGAAAAAATAATGCAGATCATTGTAGAAGCCAAAGTAGAAAGTTCTTTGCTACCCTTCGCCGAAAAATTGGAAAAATACCTGCAAAGGGCACAGCAGACAAGTGGACACTTATTTGCAAAGGTAGGCAAAAATCCCGAAGAGTTCCTTGCAGATGCCACCTTATATTTGGAATATCTCAGTATCCTGACCATTGCCTGGCAATGGCTTCATCAAGGTTTTGTCTCCAGGAAAGCCTTGGATTCCGGCACTCCCGAAAAAGACTTCTACCAAGGCAAAATCATGTGCATGCGGTATTTCTTCGAATACGAACTGGTCAAAATGGATGGATTGGGCAAAAGACTGGTTTCAGGAGATATAGTAACGGTTGAGATGAGGGGGGAGTGGTTTTGAAATGACATAAAGTAATTATTTCAATTTCTTCACAGATTGCTTATGGCTCAACAACGATTGCATTTGAGTGATAGCCATTTGGTTGAGTTGAATCAATCTCTCGCTCTGATCGATTCCCTGATGAATCAACAAGGCATTGGTGCTTTCCATATTGGACAAGACTACCAATTGTTCTATGGTGGCATAATCCCGGATATTACCTTTTTGGTCAGAGTTTTTATCTCGCCATTGTTTGGCAGTTTTCCCAAAGAGGGCAACATTGAGCACATCGGCTTCATTGGCATAGATAAAAGAAGCCTGTTTTTTACTGATTTCACTAGGAATCAGATTTTCTTTTATTGCATCTGTATGGATGTGGTAATTGACCTTGGCCAATGTTCTTTGGAAATTCCATTCGATTTTTAGGCGGTCGCTTTCGCTTTCTTTTAACCGTTGAAATTCTTTTATTAAATATAATTTGAACTCTGCACTAATTGCCGAACCAAATTCAAATGCAATATCTTTATGTGCGTAAGTTCCTCCATACCGACCAGCTTTAGAAAATATTCCAATCGCATTGGTTTTTTCTACCCATTGAGTTGGGCTTAACACAAAAGAAGGTAAGCCTGCTTGAGATTTAAAGTGGTCAAATTCGACCACTTTAAAATTGGGGTTATATATTTTTTCCCAAGTACCTAAAAATTCAAGTGTTGTTCGTGTTCTTATCCAGTTTTTAATAACATCTGCGGCACGACTAGCGTCTGATTTTGCTTGTGCCATATCAGTTATGCAAATAAAATCTTCACCGTTTATTGCAGTTACTGAAACGGCAATAGTTTGAACATTTAATATTTTGTTTTTAGTCATAATTAAAAAAATAATAGGTTTGTTTAACTCTCATCAAATTTAAGTTATTTCACCCATTTCCAGAACAAATGCCCACACTTTGATTCTCAAGTTTCTCACCCCATCAATAATACTATAAAAAACAAAACTCCCGTAGGCAATCTAACCTAGGGAGTACCTAGCTGCTGCAAACGGTCGCTATCCGTATTCCTTTATTCCTTCCTTAAAGTACTTTTGATCTACCCATCACTTCTTCCCAAACGTACCAAAAAATCCATCTAGAGATTACCCGGAAAAGGACTTCTACCAAGGCAAAATCATTTGCATGCGCTATTTCTTCGAATATGAATTGGTCAAAATGGATAGTCTTGGGAGATGGTTGGTGTCGGCGGATATGGTGACAGTCGAGATGCAGGGGAATTGGTTTTGAGCAAGCAAACCTCTACTCTTCTCCTTCCAAAAGCCTGATAAATTGGAATAAACCATGCAAATGGTCAATATGATCCGGGGCTGTATTGCCTGCAAAAGCCAAAACTTTAAAATCACCTTTGATGGATTGACCGACTTGCTGCATACCCAAAGGGCCTGCTTTCAACACTGCTTCACGGCCCATATCCATAGCTCTCAGTAGAAAATCAGCAGATTCTGTGGTGCTGACAAAAGTTCCCGGAAACACGCTACTATGCGTCAAAACAAATTTTTTATGTCCTGAGACCGCATCTTCGGCCAACCGCAAAAATACATCCAAGTCTTCCGCCTTGATCTTTCCTCCCTGGGAAAGCGGAGTAGATTCAGGAATATATCCTGCATGTAGCCCATCAAGTAATAGAACCCCGTCAATCAAATCATAATGGTCTGTTCTCAAAATTGCTCTTATGGCACCATATCCGGCACTAAATCCGGAAAGGTAAATACCGCTTATTGGCTTATTCAAATTTGCTTTAATAACTGAAAGCAGCGCATCAAAATTCGCTTTTTCCAAAAATGGAGCGGAATAGGCACTGGAACCCGAACCCAAATTAACTGCAACCCCTGCCCAGTTTTCATTTTGGTCAATAGCATGGGCAAGAATACTTTCATGGCCATGAAAGTGGATCAGCAGGTTTATAGAATCATAATTGTTTTTTTCATCTACAAACAACACGGGGTTTTTCGCAAAAATATCCTCAAGCTCAATCCTTTCACCGATAAATCCAGATCCATCTACCCGCTGATGCGGACGGATATTTTCCTCCATGGGAGACGGAAATTGGGCTTTAAGCCCCACTTCTTTTTTGCCCTTACATGAGCAGAAACCTATCCAGATAAGAAAAAACAAAATCCTGTACATTTTGATGGAGAGCTGCATATCCGAAAAATAGCGCATAAGGAATGATAAAAAAAACAGACGATCAAAAACACCTTTTCTATTGTACAGGATGATCAAATCTAAGCTATTTCCCCTATATCCAAAACCAATGCCCAAGCTTTGATTCATTTTACTACCACCCAATCAACAAGCCTTTAAAAAAACAAATCTCCCACAGGTGATCAAACCCGGGGAGTACCTAGCTGCTGCATACGGTTGCTAACCGTATTCCTTTATTCCTTCCTCTGGTATTTCTGATTTACCAATAACTAGCCGCCCCTTTCAGCATTTTCAATACCACTTCTCCCCCCTATACATCTCGGTTTTTACGGCATGTTCGCGGTTATAGAGCCTGAGGTAATTTTCGTCTACAACACGGATACGGTAGCCCAATAAGTGGAAAAGCGGACCTGTAAAGAATCTGGCTATTTTCAGATTTACCCTAAGAATTTCCTTTTCCCGGTTATCCCATTGAATTCCCGGCAATAAAGTCAAAAAGTTGTCGGCCTTGGTTTTTCTGAGAAGTGAAGATAATTTCAATGCAAACTTAGGAATGCCTCTTATGATAAAAAAACCATCACTTCCCTGACTTTGATAAAGGGGCATAAACAGCCTTGAAGCATATTTGGATTTGACGACTTCGCCGTTACTGATTGCCAGAGGCGTTTCTTTCTTGATAACTTGAAAACTCTCAAAGCCCGGAAGCATCTTAAATTCTTCCCCCTTCATAATCTGATAGAGGTAAGTGATTTCAAAGATCTCCTTTACCTTTTTGGAAGCTTGTTCCAGTTCATTGTAATACTCCTGATAATGATCCAGTGATTTCTTTTTGATCAGACGGGCATAGACCAGACATAAATAAACAAAAGCTATATTGTTGGATATCGCTTCTTTTTCATCATGCTGTCCCGACTCAAATCCAATGGCCACATAGCCTGCCTGATTGATAAAACTTAACAATGGCCCATCAAGAAATTCTTCTATTCCCAGTACAATGGGTACAGGAAATAATTCAGAAAATTTGCGGTTGATCAATGCATCATTGATGGTGATAAAAGGAAGGGTCTTGCTTGAGGTAGTATGCAGGTCAATAAAATAAAAAGGGCCGTTCCCTTTTTCCAGGATTTCCTCAACGAGCTGCAGAATTGCTACCAATTCCTCTTCTTCTGGACCTGGTTTATCATTTTTGACAATACGCTTGATATTTGATTTTGTCCAGAGTCTGTTCAGGTCCTCTTTCAGGTATCTCGTATTTACGGCTAAGGCTTTTAAATTGCCGGAAATACCGATGACGGTTCCGCGAAGCTTTTCTTTCTGATTTTCCAGATCCTCAAAGACTTTTTTCAAGGCAAATACACCCGCCACTTCATTCCCATGAATACCGGCAAAAAAGACCAAGGTAGGCCCTATTCTTCCTGTTTCTATCCGCCCGATTAGCCTATCAATGGTGATTTTTTCCTGAAGGGCTTTACTATAAATCTCAATCATATCAATCACATGTCATTTGAAGTGACTATCCCTATTAATTTATTATCCTTCACTACAGGAAGGCAATTGAAATTATGGGAATTCATCAATTCCTTTGCTTCATCAAAATCCATTTCCTGTGATATGCTGACCAAGGACCTTGTCATTACTTTACCGACTGGAATGGTGTCAATATCTTCCCTATCATGATATTTTTCAATATCTGTCCAGGTAATCAGGCCGACCAGTTCTTTATCATTTTTGATCACAGGCATATGATGGATCTTTTTCCACTTCATCAGATAAACGGCCAATTCCAGACTGTCTTTCTCCTCGATGGAGAATATATCCGTATTCATTACATGGTGAACTTTCTTTTTGATATTGAAAGTAGTGGTCGCATTTGACTTCAGTATTTCCCAATCGGAAACAGGAATTTCCTTTTCCTGATTAAGGTACATATTCGCTGTCAACACCTGTAACGATTCATTTCTTTTTTTTGTCGACAAGAGGTTTCTATAGCTCCTGACCATCCAATCCGCTCCGGTTTGGGCACTCACTCTTTTTTCGATGATGGATAAGTAATGGACGATATCTTTTTCCAAAACGCCCATACTCCTAAGTCCTTCATAGGCCATCGGAAGGAATTTTTCCAAAATCAGTTTTTGGCTTGAAACCAACTGACCATCCCAGAAAAACTGAGACTTCATACCATATCGTGCCGCACTATAAAAGTTGGAATTGGCATCCTTAAAATCCATAACCTCATGAATCTTATCGCATTCCTTTGTTCTTCCCCGCATCAAACCTACCCAAAATGCCATATTGGCTACTTCATCTTTTCTGGTTGGACCTGCGGGGATATATCTGTTCTCTATCCTAAGGTGTGGTTTCCCGCCTCCTACTCCATAGCATGCCCTGTTCCAGCGATAGACAGTGCCATTGTGAATGCCTAGTGCATTGAGCTTTGGAACACCTCCATTCTCCAAAACTTCCAAACTATCTTCAATTGATTCGGCTGTCAGCAAGCACCTGAACCTTGCAATGTTGTCTTTAAATATGTCCGAAATGGACCCTGTATGCCAGTGGTTTTCAAAACTTACCCTAGATTGGGATTCATTCAACAAATAGGAATTTGCCCTGATATCCACTGATTGGGAAAACAATGAAATCCTCGTTTCATTCCATAATTCTTTCCCAAAAAGCAAAGGGGAATTACAACAAACAGCCAAGACAGGGCCCGCAATAGCCTGTGCCCAATTAAAACTATCAATAAACTCATCAGGGTTGATTTGAAGGTGCATCTGAAAACTGGTGTTACACCCTTCCAACAGGATACTATCATGCAAAAGGGTGATTTCATCCACTCCTTTGATATGTATACTGATATCCTGATCCCGCAATTCCATTGCTACTTTATTTAAAACAGCATATCGCTTTACTTTGGTCATATTGTCCAAAGTGATATGCTTTTGGGAAAGCGTCGGTAAAATTCCTGTCAATAAAATTTTAGAATCAAATTCCCTAGCTACATCATTTGCCTTAAGAAGCAGTGAAGTCAGCTGTTCATACATGCGACTAAAACAATCCCCCTTAAGCTCGATTGGATCGAGGTTGATTTCAAGATTGTAATTTCCTATTTCTGTGGTAAAATGTGGATCATTGATATTTTCTAATAATTCAAGGGAGTTATTATTGGGTAAAAATTCATTGTTCAAAATAAAAAATTCCTGCTCTGCACCAATCCGGATCGGGAATTTTTCAATCATGCCCTTTTCCAGCATCATTTCCAATGCTTCAATGTCTTTAATAAGCCTGTGGAAGTATTCAGACTTATCTTTTTTGCTTTTTAGTTTGATAACATTGCTGATGCCCATAAAAGGTCGGGTTGTTTATGAATTGACTCTAAAGTTAGCGATTAAGAGTAGCTGAAAATATGATGGAAGTCATTTCAAACCTTATCTTTTCTCATTGAATTGAAGCAATAAAGGGAAATCAGAATTCAGAAAAAATCGAGATAATGGATAGGTCAAAGAGCTTAAAATGAACTGATCCATTTTTCGACACATTCCTGGAGATTTTTCCTGGCCTGAAGCTGAAAATCATTTTGTTCAAAATTCAAATCCGGTAACACCTTTACCTGATCAAATCCGGATCCGTTCCCACCACTGCCGGAAGTAAAAAGTACAGTTTTCTTGTGATGCTTCTTTGCCAACTGCAACAACTCGAAACTACCCTTGCCACCAGCTGATTGACTGTCATATCTGCCTTCACCCGTAATGATAATATCGGCTTTGACTACTTTTTCCTCCATTTTTACTTGCTGAAAAAACCATTGAGCTCCCATTTGGATTTCTACCGGAAAAAAGAAAGAAAGCCCAAAGGCTATCCCTCCTGCCGCACCAAAACTTGGCTGATCTACCATTGACTTGCCGGTTTTTACTGAAAGCAATTCCAAAACTCCTGAACAGGCATTTTCATAATCTTCCATATCTTCTTCTTTCAAACCTTTTTGAGGACCGAAAACAGGAATTGCTCCCTCAGTACCATAAAAGTAATTATTGACATCACAGAGACAGGTAAAACTTACCACAGGCTTTGGAACAGGGCTTTGTATATACCTGATTTTTTTTAAGAATACATTGGAAAACAAAGTAATCTCCCGCCCGTTTTCATCCAAAAATAAAAAGCCCAAACCTCTCAAAATCCCCAATCCCAGATCAATAGAGGCACTTCCGCCTAATCCCAGTACTATATGCTTTGCTCCTGAATGGATAGCTTTCTGAATCAACTCTCCTGTTCCATAAGTACTCGCTATCCAGACATCTCTCTCATGAAGCTTCAATGATTTGATCCCCGAAACTGTGGAAACATCCAGGTAGGCAATTGCATTGACTTTATCCATGAAAAAAAATCCTTCGATGGGACGACCTAAAGGATCCAAGGCAAAATGATGATGTTGATGCATATTCAATGCCTTTCCCAACAAATAACAAGTACCGTCTCCCCCATCTGCAATCGGGCAAAGTATAGTTTCTACATCGCCTCTTTTTGATGAAATCACAGAACTGATTATAGCTGCTGCCTCGTCGGCTTCGATTGTACCTTTAAATGCATTGGGAGCTATGAGGATTTTCATTGCTTAGACGTGAGATGTGAGACACTAGATGTGAGATGTGAGATGTTAGAAACAAGAGACAAGAACCAAGAAGAGAACAGTGCAACTTTTTAGGTTTTTTTGACCTCGAAGATAGCCTCAAACAAAGGAGAACTGAATTTCGAAAGCTTTTTTCAAAATTGTAGATTTTTGATTTTAAATTTTACATTGATAAGAAACTCCACATTTTAACCCTATGGCCCTACGTCCGAATAACCTTTCAATATATCAATCTGCCTAGCCAAAGTGCTTAAGCAGACAAGTTTTTAAAATCTTTCAATCCATCCAAAATTCCAATCGACTGATTACTAATCTTCCAATTTTTTCAATTTTCCAATCCACCACGGCGGACAAGTTCTTACAATCCCCCTACTTTCCAACCTCTTCCTTTTTCATTTTATCGAAATAAACCTTTGTGGCGGCTTTAACCTTGGGGGCCAGATAAATGGTGGAAATCATGGTCGGAATAGCCATAATGGCATACATGCCGTCAATGAAACTTACTACCACTTCCAAAGAAGCCACTGCCCCCGCTACGATGGTAACCAAATAGAAGTAATTATAATAATTGGCTTTTTCAGCTCCGAATAGATAATTGAAACACTTATGTCCATAATAGGAATAAGTAAACATGGTAGAAAGGGCAAAAACCAAAACAGCTATCATCAACAGGTATTTTCCAAAACCCGGCAATGCCATTTCAAATGCAGAAAGGGTCAACCTAACCCCATCATTTTCGGTGGATTCCCAAACACCCGTCAAGAGTATGACCAATGCGGTCAAAGTACATACCACAATGGTATCAATAAATGGTCCCAACATGGCTATCAGACCTTCCCTTACCGGTTCATTATTTTTGGAAGCACCATGCACCATGGGCGCAGTACCTATTCCGGCTTCGTTGGAAAATGCCGCTCTCCTCGCTCCAATCACAATGACTGCTCCAACAGCACCACCCATTGCTGCTTGCCCTGTAAATGCATCTGTCAGGATCAACCAAATCATGGAAGGAACATTTTCTATGTATTGGATCATGATCAAAACTACCGTTGCAAAATACAGGATCACCATAAAAGGAACCAATTTGGAAGCTACGGCTGCTATTCTTTTTATCCCGCCAAGTATTACTATGGCAACAGTAATCATCATTAATATTCCCAATACCCACTTGGTACTTTCCCCATTATCCAAACCGTTTGGAATCAACAACACTGACCTCAGGACTGCTGTCAATTGGTTTGCCTGAAAAATAGACAGTAATCCCAACACGCCTGCAACCGAAAACAGGACAGACAATGGTTTCCATCTTTTCCCCATCCCTTCTTCAATGACGTACATTGGACCACCCTGAATTTCTCCTGAACTGTCTTTGCCTCTATACATTATAGCTAGGCTACAGGAAAAATATTTGGTAGCCATCCCCACGAAGGCTGACATCCACATCCAAAATATTGCTCCGGGACCTCCCATATTGATCGCTATGGCTACTCCGCTGATATTTCCCAACCCTACCGTCGCCGCTATCGCAGCGGAAAGGGCTTGTTTGGAGGATATCTGACCTGGCACATTGGTTTCATCGTATTTTCCTCTCACCACTTTGATGGCATGGCCTAAATGTCTAAAAGGTAAAAATCCAGAATAAACAAACAAGACAAAGCCTCCACCCATTAATAAGATGAGCATGGGGGTATCCCAAATCCAGTTACTGAAGTTAACTATATATTCTCCCATTATTTTATTTGAAATGAAACAGCATATTAAGGGCATTTTTTTGGAATTACAAACTCGGGTGAGCCGAGATGTTTTTTTGGTTATTTCATGCTTTAAATTTTATAAGCCTCCAAACTTCCAATTCAAAACCTTATTTTTGCCGCCATGTCGAGAAAGATGAAAAATAAGGTAATCAATAACCTTAGAATAGAAAGAATTGCAGCCGAGGGTAAATGTGTAGGACATCATGAAGGAAAAGTGGTTTTTGTCCAGAATGTTGCCCCGGGAGATTTGGTAGATGTCCGGATTACACGGGGAAAAAGTTCATTTATGGAAGGCGAGGCTATCAAATTCCATGAGTACTCTAAAGACAGGATCGAACCTTTTTGTTCACATTTTGGAACTTGTGGTGGCTGTAAGTGGCAACACATCAATTATGATTTGCAAAAAACCTACAAATGGCAACAGGTAGTGGATCAATTTGAAAGGATTGCAAAAGTTGAAATACCAGAGGTGTTGCCTATCCTGGGTTCAAGTGAAACCCGATATTATAGAAACAAACTTGATTATACTTTTTCCAATAACCGTTGGCTTACACGAAATGAAATAGATTCAGGTGAGGAATTTGAAAGAAATGCCTTGGGTTTCCATGTCCCAAAAATGTTTGACAAAATTGTGGATATCAATCACTGTTACCTTCAGGGCGGAATCTCCAATGAAGTCAGAAATAGTCTTAGGGATTTTGCCCTGGATGAAGGTCTCACTTTTTACGACTTAAAAAAACAAAAGGGGTTTTTGAGAAACCTTATCATCCGAACTACCACCACAGGAGAATCGATGGTCATCGTGCAGTTTGGAGAAAATGATGCATCGGGAATAGAAAAAGTAATGGAATTTTTAAACATGAAATTCCCCGAAATCACTTCCCTGTTGTATATCATCAATCAAAAAGGAAATGAAACCTTCAATGATCTCAATGTCCATACTTTTTCCGGAAAGGATTATATTGAAGAAGA
This window of the Aquiflexum balticum DSM 16537 genome carries:
- the msrB gene encoding peptide-methionine (R)-S-oxide reductase MsrB, with protein sequence MNSKSNKTYEVQKPEEDWKKELDPESYHVLREKGTERAFTGEYYLNKKTGIYECKACGNEIFHSSAKYDSGCGWPSFTVPVRPEAIEVKMDYSHFMVREEILCAKCGGHLGHRFPDGPKDQGGIRYCINSLSMGFKENG
- a CDS encoding acyl-CoA dehydrogenase, with translation MFYSKRDLHFQLFENIDALSLTSFDYFKDHNRETFEMVLDAADQIGMTSLRPLLTEMDRQEPQLVDGKILVHEGMKKIYRQYGEDGWINACFSYEEGGQQLPNTIQSAVGFIWQAANYSASVYPFLTSGAANLIRTFGSKELIERFTPNLYNAKWQGTMALTEPDAGSSLSDLSTTAYPTEIEGIYKIKGQKIYISCGDHDACENVIHLMLARIKGAPAGVKGISMFVVPQKRTETGASNDVLTEGLYHKMGYKGAPIAHLMIGSNDGCEGFLVGEPHKGLPYMFQMMNEARIGVGMNAAAIGTAAYNSALAYAKERPQGRKINEKDPSKPQVPIIEHADVKRMLLFQKSIVEGSLSLLLYCAKLGDLVHVAEGQEKEDAVLLLDLLTPIAKSYPSEMCCLTTSAAVQVLGGAGYTTDFPVEQYYREARIHPIHEGTTGIHGLDLLGRKVLMQDGRAIRIFAEKIMQIIVEAKVESSLLPFAEKLEKYLQRAQQTSGHLFAKVGKNPEEFLADATLYLEYLSILTIAWQWLHQGFVSRKALDSGTPEKDFYQGKIMCMRYFFEYELVKMDGLGKRLVSGDIVTVEMRGEWF
- a CDS encoding KilA-N domain-containing protein — encoded protein: MTKNKILNVQTIAVSVTAINGEDFICITDMAQAKSDASRAADVIKNWIRTRTTLEFLGTWEKIYNPNFKVVEFDHFKSQAGLPSFVLSPTQWVEKTNAIGIFSKAGRYGGTYAHKDIAFEFGSAISAEFKLYLIKEFQRLKESESDRLKIEWNFQRTLAKVNYHIHTDAIKENLIPSEISKKQASFIYANEADVLNVALFGKTAKQWRDKNSDQKGNIRDYATIEQLVVLSNMESTNALLIHQGIDQSERLIQLNQMAITQMQSLLSHKQSVKKLK
- a CDS encoding M14 family metallopeptidase, which gives rise to MIEIYSKALQEKITIDRLIGRIETGRIGPTLVFFAGIHGNEVAGVFALKKVFEDLENQKEKLRGTVIGISGNLKALAVNTRYLKEDLNRLWTKSNIKRIVKNDKPGPEEEELVAILQLVEEILEKGNGPFYFIDLHTTSSKTLPFITINDALINRKFSELFPVPIVLGIEEFLDGPLLSFINQAGYVAIGFESGQHDEKEAISNNIAFVYLCLVYARLIKKKSLDHYQEYYNELEQASKKVKEIFEITYLYQIMKGEEFKMLPGFESFQVIKKETPLAISNGEVVKSKYASRLFMPLYQSQGSDGFFIIRGIPKFALKLSSLLRKTKADNFLTLLPGIQWDNREKEILRVNLKIARFFTGPLFHLLGYRIRVVDENYLRLYNREHAVKTEMYRGEKWY
- a CDS encoding CBS domain-containing protein; amino-acid sequence: MGISNVIKLKSKKDKSEYFHRLIKDIEALEMMLEKGMIEKFPIRIGAEQEFFILNNEFLPNNNSLELLENINDPHFTTEIGNYNLEINLDPIELKGDCFSRMYEQLTSLLLKANDVAREFDSKILLTGILPTLSQKHITLDNMTKVKRYAVLNKVAMELRDQDISIHIKGVDEITLLHDSILLEGCNTSFQMHLQINPDEFIDSFNWAQAIAGPVLAVCCNSPLLFGKELWNETRISLFSQSVDIRANSYLLNESQSRVSFENHWHTGSISDIFKDNIARFRCLLTAESIEDSLEVLENGGVPKLNALGIHNGTVYRWNRACYGVGGGKPHLRIENRYIPAGPTRKDEVANMAFWVGLMRGRTKECDKIHEVMDFKDANSNFYSAARYGMKSQFFWDGQLVSSQKLILEKFLPMAYEGLRSMGVLEKDIVHYLSIIEKRVSAQTGADWMVRSYRNLLSTKKRNESLQVLTANMYLNQEKEIPVSDWEILKSNATTTFNIKKKVHHVMNTDIFSIEEKDSLELAVYLMKWKKIHHMPVIKNDKELVGLITWTDIEKYHDREDIDTIPVGKVMTRSLVSISQEMDFDEAKELMNSHNFNCLPVVKDNKLIGIVTSNDM
- a CDS encoding glycerate kinase is translated as MKILIAPNAFKGTIEADEAAAIISSVISSKRGDVETILCPIADGGDGTCYLLGKALNMHQHHHFALDPLGRPIEGFFFMDKVNAIAYLDVSTVSGIKSLKLHERDVWIASTYGTGELIQKAIHSGAKHIVLGLGGSASIDLGLGILRGLGFLFLDENGREITLFSNVFLKKIRYIQSPVPKPVVSFTCLCDVNNYFYGTEGAIPVFGPQKGLKEEDMEDYENACSGVLELLSVKTGKSMVDQPSFGAAGGIAFGLSFFFPVEIQMGAQWFFQQVKMEEKVVKADIIITGEGRYDSQSAGGKGSFELLQLAKKHHKKTVLFTSGSGGNGSGFDQVKVLPDLNFEQNDFQLQARKNLQECVEKWISSF
- a CDS encoding alanine/glycine:cation symporter family protein; the protein is MGEYIVNFSNWIWDTPMLILLMGGGFVLFVYSGFLPFRHLGHAIKVVRGKYDETNVPGQISSKQALSAAIAATVGLGNISGVAIAINMGGPGAIFWMWMSAFVGMATKYFSCSLAIMYRGKDSSGEIQGGPMYVIEEGMGKRWKPLSVLFSVAGVLGLLSIFQANQLTAVLRSVLLIPNGLDNGESTKWVLGILMMITVAIVILGGIKRIAAVASKLVPFMVILYFATVVLIMIQYIENVPSMIWLILTDAFTGQAAMGGAVGAVIVIGARRAAFSNEAGIGTAPMVHGASKNNEPVREGLIAMLGPFIDTIVVCTLTALVILLTGVWESTENDGVRLTLSAFEMALPGFGKYLLMIAVLVFALSTMFTYSYYGHKCFNYLFGAEKANYYNYFYLVTIVAGAVASLEVVVSFIDGMYAIMAIPTMISTIYLAPKVKAATKVYFDKMKKEEVGK